The genome window CTCGGCGCAGGTGGGGCCGTTCACCGACCGACTGACCGAGGACAGCGACTCGCCCTACGAGACGGCGGCGACCATCGAGCGGTGGCTGGAGGCGAACAAGAACTACTCGCTGAACGTCAGCCAACAGCCCGAAGACGACGTGGCCTCCGAGTTCATCTTCCAGATGGACCGGGGGTACTGCGAGTACTTCGCCACCTCGATGGTGGTGATGCTGCGGAGCCAGGACATCCCGGCCCGCTACGTCGTCGGCTACTCGACCGGCGAGCGGACCGGTCAGAACCGGTACACCGTCCGTGGGATGAACGCCCACGCGTGGGTCGAGGTGTACTTCGAGGGCGTCGGCTGGGTACGGTTCGACCCGACGCCGGGCCGAGAGCGACTCGAATCCGAACGGCAGGCGATGGAAGACAGCAGTCAGGAGTACAGCGCCGCCGAGTCCGGGAGCCCGGGCGAGGAGTTCGCCGTCGGGACGCCGACTGAGACCCCGACCGACGGGACGGGGCAGGAGCCCGGCGGGAGCGGGGACGAGGACACCGAGACAGGTGCGGACGGTGCCGACGACGGAACCGACGGGTCGGGCGACGACCAGTCCGCTTCGCGGTCCGGCGAGTTCGTCGTCGAACTCAACCGGACGGCGACGCCGGGCGCGGCGGTCGCCGCGACGGTGACCCGCGACGGCGCGCCGGTCGAGGGGGCGGCCGTGGCCTTCAACGGCGAGCCGGTCGGGACGACTGGGCCGGACGGCACCGTCTCCGGGACGGTCCCCTACGAAGCGGAACTGACGATAACCGTCGACGCACCCGGCGACGCGGCCGCCCTCGTCGCCCCCTCGGTACCACGTGACGGGACGCGCGCCTTCGCCGTCGCCGGCCCGCGGGCCCAGCAGTCGACGAACACGAGCTACGAGCTGAACACGACCGCGTCGGTGACTGTCACCGGCGACGCCGTCACCGGCGGCGAGGTGGTCGTCACCGCAACCGTCGACGGCGTGCCGGTGCGGGACGGCGGCCTGTGGCTCGACGGCGAGCGGGTGGCGACGACGAACAGACGGGGGCGCGCGACGGTCACGCTCCCGACCGAACCCGGCAACGTCACCGTCGCCGTCGAGCGGGACGCTGTCAGCGGCAACACGACCGTCGTCCTCGAACGGCTCGCCGTGGCGACGTCGCCGACGCTCCCCCTGGCCCTGCCCGCGACCGGTCAGCGGGTGAACGCGACGATGGACGGCGAACCGGTATCGAACGCGACGGTCGAAGTCGACGGGGAGCCGGCGGCCCGGACCGGCGCGACCGGGCGGACGACGGTCGGCATGCCGTTTGCCGCCAGCACCACGGTCACGGTCTCGAAGTACGGCCAGACGGCCACGGCGACCGTCGGCGGCCTGTTCGTCAACGCCGCGGGCGTGCTGGCCGTCTCAGGAACTCTCCTCGCCGGGGCGGTCGTCGGCGCTCGGCGGCGGCAGGTGACGCCGGGAACGCTCCGGGCGTGGGTGCGGGCCGCGCGCGAACTCGCCGTCGGCGCGCTGGTCGGTCTCGCCGCCGCTGTGGACGGCCTGCTGGGCGGTCTCCGAACCAGGGCGCGGCTGACGGCCGCGGCGCTCCGGGACCTGTTCGCCGGCCGCCGGTCGCCGTCGGCGCTGCTTGAGGCGGCCCGAGCGTGGGTCGACGCCCGCCTCTCGGCAGCCGAAGCGGCCGCAAGCGGCGCGCTGGGGACCGACGCCGAGGAAGCCGACGGCGCGCCCGCGGCGCGGGTCACCATCCGCGAGGCCTGGACGCGCCTGCTGGCCCAGGTGTCGCTCCGGCGGTACTGGACGCGGACGCCGGGGGACATCGCCGCCCACGCCATCGAACGGGACGGGCTTCCGCCAGCGGCGGTTCGGACGGTCCGGGACGCGTTCCGGGCGGTCGAGTACGGCCAGCGGGACCCACAGGAGCACGTGGCGGCCGTCGAGGACGCGATTCGGGCCATCGAGTCGGCCGCCGGGACACAGGACGCGACCGACGACGACGCGGAGGGGCGGTCCTGATGCGCCCCCGCACGGTCGTGTTCGGGACGGTGGGCCTGCTGGCGACCGCCGTCGCGGTCGCCCTGGTGGTCGCCCCGGCCGTCGTCGGCGAGTCGCTGGTCGCCGTCCTCGGTAGCGTCGCCCCGACGACCGCCCTCCTCGCCGGGAGTCTGGTCGTCGGGCTCTGTGCGGCCCTCGCCGGCTGGCTCGGCGGGCGAGGGACCGACGGGGCGGCGTCCGCCTTCGACGTGGCCGGCGACAGCCCGCCGGAGGCCGTGACGGCGACGGAGGGGCGGCTGGTCGCCGCCGACGTCGACGCGGCCATCGACGACGCGGTCGCGGGCGACGACGCGGCGATGGACGCCGTCACCGAGCGACTCACTGCGGCGGCGGCGACGGCCCACGCCATCGGTGCCGGCGTCTCACAGGAGGCCGCTCGCCGGGCCGTGCGGGCGGGGACCTGGACCGACGACGCCGTCGCGGCGGCGCTGCTCGCCCCGGAGGAACCGCAGTCACTGGTGGCCCGGCTCCGCCTGTGGCTCGACCCGGAGAGCGAGCGCCGTCGCCGCATCCGCCGGACCGTCGACGCTATCGAGCGGGTGTCGGGGGGTGACCGCTGACGATGCACCGCCGGATGCGGCGCTGGCGCGGCGGCCTCGCCGCGGCGCTGTTCCTCGTCAGCGTCTCGCTGCTGACCGCCGAGCCGCTGTTGCTCGCGGCGACGGTGCTACCGCTCGGTTACGTCGCCTACGGCGCGCTGTCGCGGGTGCCGGCCGGGACCGACCTGCGGGCGACGCGGTCGGTCTCCGACGCCCAGCCGACGCCGGGCGAGCCGGTCGCCGTCGAACTGACCGTGACGAACACCGGGAACGGCTCGCTGACCGACGTGCGAGTCATCGACGGCGTGCCCGCGGAACTGGCAGTCGTCGAGGGGTCGCCGCGGCTCTGTACCTCGCTGCGGCCCGACGAGAGTGCGACGCTGTCCTACGCCGTGATGGCGAAGCGCGGGACCTACACGTTCGACGCCGCCGCGGTGCGGGTGCGGACGCTGTCGGCGAGCGACGCGGTCACCGTCGACCTGCCAGCCGCCGGCGACGGGTCGCTGACCTGCTCGAACACCGTTTCGGAGGTGCCGATGGCCGACGCGACGCTCCCGCGGGCGGGGACGCTCCCGACCGACACCGGCGGGAGCGGCCTGGAGTTCCACTCGACGCGGAGCTACCAGCCCGGGGACCCGGTCAACCGCATCGACTGGCGGCGCTACGCCAAGACGGACGAACTGACCACCGTCGACTACCGGGAGGAACAGGCCGTCAGGACGGTGCTGGTGGTCGACGCCAGGCCGCCGGCCCGCGTGACGCCGGAGCCGGGGTTCCCGACCGGAGCGGAACTGTCGGCTTACGCCGCCGAGCGGCTGTTCGACGCCCTCTCGCGGACCAGCGTCGTCGCCAGCGTCTGTGCCGTGGGGCTGGCCGAGTCGGACGTCCCCGGCGGGCTCGGTCCGGACGGACTGGCGTGGGTCGACCCCGCCGGCGGCCACGCGGCCGCTCACGCGCGACAGGTGTTCGACAGCGTGGGTCGCGCCGCGGCCCGGCAGTCGGCGGACCACGCGACCAGCGGCCCCAGTACGGCCGACGATGCAGACGTGGCCGGGGCCGAGTCCACACCGCAGTCACGGGACGGCGACGCGCGGATGACGACGGCCGACGGCGGCACGACCGACGACCCGGCCCTGCTCGCCGTGCTCGCCCGGCTCCCGCCGACCGCGCAGGTGGTGGTGTTCTCGCCAGTCGCCGACGAGTGGGCCGTCTCGCTGGTCTCGTCGCTCGCGGTCCGTGACTACCCGACGACGCTCGTCAGCCCGGCGCTGGCCCGCGGCGGCTCGCTGGGCGCGGCCGTGGCCGGCGTCGAACGCACCGCCCGGCTCCAGCGGGCCGAACTGTCCGGCGCGACCGTCATCGACTGGGACCTCGACAGCCCCATCGACGTAGCTCTGCGGGCCTCGCTCGCGGACCTGTTCAGCGTGTAACCATGGCCGACCACACCACACTCCCGACCCGGATGCCCCGGACCAGCCTCGCCGTCGTCGTCGGCGTGACGGCGCTGCTGGTCGCCGGACTGCTGGGGGCCGTCAGCGCCGACCGGGTCGCGCTCGTCGGCGCGGGGACCGGCCTCGCGCTGGCGCTGTCGCTGTGGCTGAGCGGCTGGAACCGCTGGCGGGCGGTCGGGGCCGTCCTGGCCAGTATCCTCGCGCTCCCGGTCGCGGTCGGGCTCTCTGTCGCCACCGGCGGTGCGGTCGTCACGCTCGGGGCCGACCTGTTCCCGGTCCCCTCGCAGGCCGGCGTCCGGCCGGCGGTCGTCACGCTGGCGTCGCAGGTGGCCGTCGTCCTCGGCTGTCTGACCGCTGTCTTCGGTGCGAGCGCGGCCACCCGCGGCGTCGTGGACACCGAGCGGGTGGCGGCCTACGGCGGCGTCGTCGTGCGGACGACCGCCGTCCCGTTCGTCGTCGCCCTCGCGCTGTTCGCGCGGGGAGCCGTCGACTTCCTGCAGTCCAACGCCGGGACGCCGGGCGTCCAGCAGCTGGCCGGCGAACTCCTCGCCCGGGTGCTGGGGCCGGTGTTCGACCCGGCCCCTGGGCGAACGCATATCGCCATCTTCTGCCTGCTGCTCGCGCTCGCGGCGGCGGCGCTGGCCCGCGGCCTCGACGCTCTGCCGCTTGCCGAACTCGTCCCGGAGACGAGCGACGCGCCCGACGTCGACGGGGCCGTCGCCGCCGCCGAGCGGACGCTCCGGTGGACGGGCCGGCTCGCCCTGCTCGTCGCTCCGGTCGCCGGGCTGGTCGAACTGTCCGTCGGCCAGCAGTTCCTCGCCGGCACACTCCCCGGTGGCCTGTACGGGGTCGCCGTCGGGGTCACGGCCGCGCCGGGCCTGCGCGGGCTCCTCTGGTGGCTGTTCCTTGGCGGTGCGGCCGTCTCCGCTGCGGTCTGGGCCCTCCGGCGGGCGGTCCGGAGTTCGGCCGACCGCGTCGGCTCTGTCCTCGCGCCCTACGTCGGCGGCGTCGTCGTCACTCTCGCCGTGGTCTCGGTCGCGGGGCCGGCGGTCGAAGCCGTCGAGACGGCGCTCCGGGCGACCCCGGCCGCGGCAGCCGTCGACCGGTTCGTCGTCCCGGTACTGGACGTGTACGGGCCACAGACGGTCGCACTGGTGCTGGTCGTCGTCGCGCTGTTCTCGGTCGTCGCCGCGGCCGGACAGCTGTGGCTGGCGCTTGCGGCGGGCTACCTGCCCGAGCGGACGGCAGGCGTCACGCTCGCGGCGGCCGGCCTGTTCGGTGCCAGCGCCTTCGCCGCGACGCTCGCGACGCCGACGTGGCTGGTGCTCGCGGGCCTGGTCGGCGCGGTCGTCGTCTGGGACGCCGGTGCCTTCGGGACGACGCTCGGGCGCGAGGTCGGCACCGGGGCTGCGACCCGCCGCGCCGAACTCGTCCACACCGGCGGGACCGTCGCGGTCGGGGGCGTCGGCGTGGCGGCGACGCTGGGGCTGGCCGCCGTCGCGCAGGGTGCTATCGCCGTCGAGCCGTCGGCCGCCGTGGCCAGCCTCGTGGTCTGTCTCGTCGCCGTGGTGGCGCTCGTCGTCGCGATGCGGTAGCGGCTCGCGGGGCCGAAGTCGGCCGCGTGACCGGCCGACCCCGCTGGCGCGGTCCCGAGAAATCAGGGGCTGACGGCGGGTACCTCGACGCGGTCCAGCACGTCCTTGACGACGGTCGCGGGGTCGACGCCGCGGACGCCCGCGTCGGCGGTCAGCACGAGCCGGTGGGCGAACGCCGCCACGGCGACGCTGGTCACGTCGTCCGGCACGGCGTAGTCGCGCCCGTCCAGCACCGCGGCGGCGCGGGTCGCCTCGAACAGCCGCTGGATGCCACGGGGGGAGACGCCCACGTCCACGCGGTCGTCCTCGCGGGTGGCCCGCCCGAGTTCGACCACGTAGTCCCTGAGCTTCCCGTCGACGGTGACCGACTCGACGGCCCGCTGGAGCGCGGGGATGCGCTCGCCGTCGATGACGCTGGTGACGCTCGGGGCCTGTGCCGTCCGGTCGGCCCGCCGGTCGATGAGTTCGCGCTCGCCGCCGAAGTCGGGGTAGCCCATCGACGTCTTGACGATGAAGCGGTCCCGCTGGGCCTCCGGCAGGCCGAAGGTCCCCTCCTGCTCGACGGGGTTCTGCGTGGCGATGACGAAGAACGGCTCTGGCAGGTCGTGAGTCACGCCGTCGACGGTCACCTGCTTCTCGCCCATCGCCTCCAGCAGGGCGGCCTGGGTCTTGGGCGGCGCGCGGTTGATTTCGTCGGCCAGCACGACGTTGGCGAAGACGGGGCCGGGCTGGAAGTCGAACTCGCCGGTGGCCTCGTTGAACACGTTCGAGCCGGTGATGTCGGACGGCAGCAGGTCCGGCGTGAACTGCACCCGCTTGAAGGAGAGGTCGAGCGCCGTCGCGAACGACCGGGCGGTGAGGGTCTTCCCCGTGCCGGGCACGTCTTCCAGCAGGACGTGCCCCCGGGCGAGAATCCCGGTCATGACGGTTTCGAGGAAGCGGTCGTCGGCGATGACGGCACTGCCGACGGCGTCGAGAATCTGTCGGCTGGTTCGTCCGGCAGTGTCGTGGTCCATACCGGCGTGTCGACAGCCTCCGACAAATACCCTCTCCCTCGGTTTCGCCGGCCGGCGGCCGGGCCCGTGCCACGCTATCACAATAAGAGAGTATTGCCGTAACTCTGAGTTATAGATGTATGGAGATATATGCATACTGCACATGACCGACGACTACGGATTCGGGACGCGCTGTGTCCACGCCGGCCAGGAGGAGCCGGACCCGGCGACGGGGGCACGCGCGCCGCCCATCTATCAGACCTCCTCGTACGTCTTCGAGGACGCCGATACCGCGGCCGACCGGTACGCCCTGGAAGACGACGGCAACGTCTACTCGCGGTTCGACAACCCCACCGTTCGGATGCTCGAAACCCGCATCGCGTCGCTGGAAAACGCGGTCGACGCCGTCGCCACCGGGTCCGGGATGGCCGCCCTCGACGCCGGGACCTTCGTCCTCGCGGCCGCCGGTGACAACATCGTGACGGCCTCCTCCATCTACGGCGGCACCCACTCGTACTTCTCGAAGGCCGCCAGCCGCCGGGGCATCGAGACCCGTTTCGTCGACACGCTCGACCCGGACGCCTACGCGGAGGCCATCGACGAGGATACTGCCTACGTCCACTTCGAGACCATCGGCAACCCCTCGCTCGTGGTGCCACCGATGGAGGACATCGCCGAGGTGGCCCACGACCACGGCGTACCGGTCTTCGTCGACAACACGTTCGGGACGCCGGCGCTCTGTAACCCGCTCGACCACGGCGTGGACCTCCTCTGGGAGTCGACGACAAAGTGGATTCACGGCTCCGGGACGACCGTCGGCGGCGTCCTCGTCGACGGCGGCTCGTTCCCCTGGGACGAGTACCCCGAGAAGTTCCCGGAACTGGGCGGCGAGAACGAGGCCTTCGGCAAGAACTTCTCCGAGGCCTTCGGCGACCGCGCCTTTTCCGTGGCCGCCCGCCAGCGCGCCCTCCGCTCGCTGGGCGACGGCCAGAAACCGTTCGACGCCTGGGCGACCCTCCAGGGGACCGAGACGCTCTCCCTGCGGATGGAACGGCACTGCGAGAACGCGATGACGGTCGCTCGGCACCTCGACGACCACCCCGAGGTCGCCTGGGTCACCTACCCCGGGCTGGAGAGCCACGAGACCCACGACCTCGCGTCGGAGTACCTCTCGGGCGGGTACGGCGGCATCGTCACCTTCGGACTGGAGGCCGGCTACGACGCCGGGCGGCGGTTCTGCGAGGAGACCGACCTCGCGCAGTTCCTCGCCAACATCGGCGACGCGAAGACGCTGGTCATCCACCCGGCCTCGACCACCCACGCCCAACTCAGCGAGGCGGAACAGCGCGCCAGCGGCGTCACGCCCGACCTGGTCCGGATGAGCGTCGGCATCGAGGACCCCGAGGACGTCGTCGCGGACATCGACGACGCCATCGCCCGTGTAACATGAACGTCGAACACGACACCCTCTCGCTGGGCGAGTTCGAGTTCGACTCTGGGGAGACGATTCCCGACCTCGAAATCACCTACGAGGCCTACGGCGAGTTCGACGGCGACAACGCGGTGCTGGTCTGTCACGCGCTGACCGGTAGCGCCCACGTCGCCGGCCGCGACCGCGTCGACAGCGCCGACCAGGCTCGCGCCTGGTGGGACGACATCGTCGGGCCGGGCAAGGCCATCGACACCACGGAGTACTACGTCGTTTGCGCGAACGTGCCCGGTTCCTGTTACGGCTCGACGGGGCCGAAAAGCGAGCACCCGGAGACGGGCGAGCCCTACGGCACCGACTTCCCGCCGGTCACCGTCGGCGACTGGACCGAGGCCCAGCGCGCCCTGCTGGACGAACTCGGGATTCCGCACCTCCACGCCGTCGTCGGCGGCAGCGTCGGCGGCATGAACGTCATCGAGTGGGCCAAGCGCCACCCCGACCACGTCGACCGCATCGTCCCCATCGCCGCCGCCGCGCGGCTGGACACGCAGTGTCTCGCGCTCGATGCCATCGCCCGCCGGGCCATCACGACCGACCCGAACTGGAACCAGGGCCACTACTACGACGGCGACCCGCCCAGCGACGGCCTGGCGCTGGCCCGCCAACTGGGCCACGTGATGTACCTCTCGAAGGCGTCGATGGAGCGCCGCTTCGGCCGCCGCGCCGCCGGCCGGGACGCCGTCCGCACGTTCCCCACGGACGCCGCGGGCGCGTTCTTCCCGTACCGCGACGTGGAGTCGTACCTCGACTACAACGCCGAGAAGTTCACCGAGCGGTTCGACGCCAACAGCTACCTCTACCTGACGCGGGCGATGGACAACTACGACCTCGCCGCCGGGTTCGAGTCCGACGCCGACGCGCTGGCGGCCTTCGACGGCGAGGCGCTCGTGATGTCCTTTACCGCCGACTGGCACTTCACCACCCAGCAGGCCGAGGCGCTGGCCGACTCGCTCCGGGACGCCGACGCGAACGTCGCCCACCACGTCATCGACTCCGACCACGGCCACGACGCCTTCCTCGTCGAACCGGACAACGTCGGCCCGCCGCTGTCGGACTTCCTCGACAGCGGCGTCGCCGGCAAGGCCGTCACCGACTCCGTCGTCGAGGACAGCCAGGAGAGCGACTTCGCGCCGGTCCACAACAGCCTCTTCTCGCGGTGAGCGCCGCGCTCGCCCACACCGGCCGCCGTGTGCCACGCTAGTATTTATCACACCTCGACCCGACAGTAACTCTGTATGAGCGACATGACCACGAACATCGAAAGTGACGAGTACTCGTTCGGACAGACGGTGTACGACGAGGACGGCACCGCGCTCGGGACCATCCGCGGGTTCGACGAGCACGGCTTCTACGTCACGGTCGAGGACGGCATCGAGGCGCTGTCGAGCGAACACCTCAGCGCCGGGGCCGCGGGTGAGGCCGAACTGATGTGGCGCTGCTGGGAATGTGGCGAGATGGGACAGATAGAGGACATCCCCGAGGAGTGCCCGTCCTGTGGCGCACCGAAGGAGGACATCTACTACTGGCAGGAGGACTGAGCCGGGCCGTTGCCGGCCCCGTCTGCTGTCTGCAGAGTCGGCACTACGCTCGTTCGAACCGCTCCGCCGTGGCCGGTCCGACTGCCTCCCGAACCGTCTCGGCGGCCGACGGCGGGAGCGAGAACCGCAGCGTCGTCCAGTCCCGTTCGACGACCGCCCGTCCGTCGTCGTCACAGACGACCGCGTACACCAGCGACTCGCCGTAGACCCGCGCCAGCGCGTCGAACGTCCCCGCCGTCAGCGGCACCGTCCCGGTCGTGTGCGTGTCGGTAGCTGACACGTCGGTGTGGCCCGCAATCGTCTCGACGGCGAACCGCTCCCCGACGGGCGGGTCCCGCCGCCCGACGCCGAGGTGGACGAACGCTTTTTCCGGAGCCCGCGGTGACGCGTCCAGCACCGCTGCGAGCACGTCCAGTCCGACCGCTTCGTCGGGGTCAGATAGCTCGAACCGCTGTGTGGTCTCGTCCTGTGGCCAGGTTGGTCCCGGCTCGCCGCCGCCGAGTCCCTCCCACGCCGTGACAATCGTCTCGGTCAGTTGGTCGATACCAATCTCGTCGATGGCCCGGACTACCGCCTCGGCGTCGTCGGAGTCGCCCATGGCCGCCCGTTCGTCGCTCGCGGCCAAGTGCGTGCTGGTTCCCCCGCCGGTGATGGATTTTTGTCCGGGCCCGCCCTGTCCGTCGGTATGGACATCGCCGTCGTTGGGGCCGGGAGCCTCGGCAGCCTCGTCGGTGGCCTGCTCGCCCGCGAACACGACGTGACGCTCGTGGGCCGGGAGCCACACGTGGATCGGGTCGCCGAGCGCGGTCTCTCCGTGGTCGGGACCGAGTCGTTCCGGGTCCATCCGAGCGCGCGGACGACGGTTCCCCAGAGCGCCGACCTCGCGCTGGTGGCGGTGAAGGCCTACGACACCGCCGACGCCGCCGCGGCCCTCGCTGACTGCGCGTTCGACGCCTGCCTCTCACTCCAGAACGGGATGGGAAACGAGGAGACGCTCGCCGCCGCACTCGACTGTCCGGTGCTCGCGGGGACGTGCTCCTACGGCGCGCGGCTCCGGGAGCCGGGCACCGTCGCGTTCACCGGCCGCGGCGAGGTCGTGCTGGGGGACCGCGACGGCGGCCAGTCAGCGGTCGCCGACTGGGCGGGCGCGGCGTTCCGGGCCGCCAGCGTCGAGACGACCGTCGCGACCGACATGCCGACGCGGCTCTGGGAGAAGCTCGCGGTCAACACCGGCATCAACGCGGTGACGGCGCTCGCCCGCGTGGCGAACGGTGCGCTGGCCGACCCGCCGGCCGACGGCCTCGCCGCGGACGCGGCCCGGGAGACGGCCGCCGTCGCCCGCGAGCAGGGCGTCGACCTCTCCGACGAGCGCGCGGTGTCGCTCCTCGAAGGGGTCGTCGGCGACACCGCCGCCAACCGCTCGTCGATGCTCCAGGACGTCTCGGCCGGCCAGCGGACGGAAATCGACGCCATCAACGGCTACGTCGCCGACACCGCGACGGCACCGGTCCCGGTCAACGAGACGCTCGCCGCCCTCGTGCGGACGTGGGAGCGACACCGCGGGTAGCGTGGTGGACCCGACATCAGCGCCCATCGGCGCTCGGTGCCCGTGTCACCGGCCTCAGTGGGGATGACACAACCGCTAAATACAGCGTCGCCGATGGCTCTCATATGACCGCACGAACCGCCGGACGGCGTCTCAGAGCGTCGCGCCGTCCTGCTGGCGGACCTGCACGGCTCGGAGGGGACTGGTATGACAGCGAGTGACGCCGCCGGTACCCGAATCGTCGACTACGAACTGTTCGAGGTGCCGCCGCGGTGGCTGTTCCTGCGACTGGAGACGGCCGACGGCACCGTCGGCTGGGGCGAACCCGTCGTCGAGGGGCGGGCCCACACCGTCCGCGCCGCCGTCGAGGAACTGCTCGACAGCTATCTCGTCGGGGAGAACCCCGAGGACATCCAGGACCACTGGCAGGCGATGTACCGCGGCGGCTTCTACCGCGGCGGCCCGGTCCTGATGTCGGCCATCGCCGGCATCGACCAGGCGCTGTGGGACATCAAGGGCAAGCAACTGGGCGCGCCGGTCCACCAGCTCCTGGGGGGCCAGGCCCGGGGCCGCATCCGCGTCTACCAGTGGATCGGCGGCGACGAGCCGTCGGACGTGGCCGACGCCGCCCGCGAGCAGGTCGAGGCC of Haloarcula sp. DT43 contains these proteins:
- a CDS encoding ketopantoate reductase family protein, which produces MDIAVVGAGSLGSLVGGLLAREHDVTLVGREPHVDRVAERGLSVVGTESFRVHPSARTTVPQSADLALVAVKAYDTADAAAALADCAFDACLSLQNGMGNEETLAAALDCPVLAGTCSYGARLREPGTVAFTGRGEVVLGDRDGGQSAVADWAGAAFRAASVETTVATDMPTRLWEKLAVNTGINAVTALARVANGALADPPADGLAADAARETAAVAREQGVDLSDERAVSLLEGVVGDTAANRSSMLQDVSAGQRTEIDAINGYVADTATAPVPVNETLAALVRTWERHRG